Part of the Ctenopharyngodon idella isolate HZGC_01 chromosome 24, HZGC01, whole genome shotgun sequence genome, GCAGTCATCCCactccgtccatccatccatacgcATCCCCGCGTTCCCCCCCGCTGCAGCCCCACACTCCCATCAACGCCATGCCCACCGCCCCACCACTGCAAAACAACCAGCCTGTGGAGTTCAACCACGCCATCAACTACGTCAACAAGATTAAGAATCGCTTCCAGGGCCAGCCCAACATCTACAAGTCCTTCCTCGAGATCCTGCACAAATACCAGGTCAGACCAGACAAACACTAAAAAcactaaattataaattataatccACACTCAATTTACAAATATCTCTTGTTTTGTTAATCAGAAGGAGCAGCGTAATGCTAAAGAAGCGGGTGGGAGCTACACCCCGGCCCTGACCGAGCAGGAAGTTTACGCTGAGGTGGCCCAACTCTTCAAAAACCAGGAAGATTTGCTCTCTGAGTTCGGACAGTTCCTGCCAGATGCCAACAGCTCTGTGGTGAGTCTCCACCTCTGCTCTGACTCCGCCCACTCTTTCGgctccgttttttttttttttttttttttggtgcgctcaagttcacagagagagacgGCAGAAATCGCACCctgtttacttttattattattttacaaaagcacgttttgttgttattgtaagCGCACACAAATAAactcttcacagattcaaacGATGTATTACTctttatctgtatgaccaaaaatgatggagtatttaaagtttagttttagttaactgtaATATTTCTGTTATGAACTTCCTCTAGCTGCTGGGGAAGACTGCAGCGGAGAAGGCTGAAACTATGGGTAAAGATCCCGGTGGAACGGTCAAGAAACCGCAGCTCAATAACAAGCAGAGGCTCAATCAGAACGGCTGCCAGAAATGCAAACATCCGACTACACCCGTCACTCCACCTGTGAAGGTACCACTCCATGGAAATACATTGCATTTATATTGAATGAATTTCATCGTTTTTGGCATGTCGCCCCCTTTTGCTTACTGATCGAAAGCATCATCTTCATTTGGTTTATTAACTTTAACTTTCTTGATTTCCCTATTTCCTAATTTTTAAGAAAAAGCTGAAGTTAATGAATATCAAAGATTCATCGGCGGCTGAGGCTGGCAAACACAGCGGAGGAACAGAGTCTCTTTTCTTTGACAAAGTGAGTTGCTCTGGTTTAATGTAGTGATGTTGATTTAATAAGCAGgttgttttatttcaaaagtACATTTCCAATATCGACTGACATTGTTCATCTGTTTGTAGGTGCGGAAAGCTTTGCGAAGTGCTGAAGCCTACGACAACTTCCTCCGGTGTCTAATCATTTTTAATGAGGAAATAATTTCTCGTGCTGAGCTTGTTCAACTTGTGGTTCCATTCCTGGGGTAAGTTCAGTTTAAAATGGAGTTTGATTTTTatgtatgttattttatttattttaatttaaatgtacactatgcagggctcaacgctaaggattttttctactggcccagtcaggccagtggttcaaatttttacttgccctgccaaaattttcacttgccccacaacaaaaaattaataaaagaaaagaaaatgggcctataaaaaagcctaattattgtttttgatacatgtaaccttaataaataggattatgacaccaaaagctactagattaactcacttaaattttaaatattgttagacaaataaacagcaaGTAATAGAAGagtaacaaataatcaaattgagtaatagcaaaaataaatacaacagaacaaactaaatgaaataaacggtgcttttcaagtttttttatgtacgtttaaacaggagattttcaggtacagaaattgtaatctaatgtataactaactatataactatagattaaactttattaaagttaatcagtcaagagcagttacagatgcgtaaataatgttttgaaatgttgaaaatataaaacgttaaatactgttatttgaaatcattttaaaagtgaaaagacactttaaacgtgaaattaaacccgccagtaggtggcagcgaatcactgttaatgagcgggtcattgagattcaaccgattcattcaaacagctgattcattcaggaagtgttgctcagagacgcaaaatAATGCTGTGTggactttggaactatttttgtaggcgaaatagagcgaaacaGGTGATTtagtgtctaaaatgtaagtcacttgatattaagttcttgttcattaaactgtacgctgtataaaatcaatatcacatttgtaatcgtgctgatatttggagaaaaatggTGCTCTTTGTTTAAaattggttaactatattaaattatataaatatggaagatatacaggggcatttttgccccttatcttgaattctgatgcattctaaatgcattttaatagactaaatcacgcagtgaaatcgtgcactctaaatatgcacgcgcactagtctaacctactagactacgtcacgtagtgcatgcgtgcactcgatgggtgtgtttttgtgaagtgagggacatactcgataatttcagatcattaaatcaacaattacgatatcatagaTGATATATATCTcacaccctacagcactggcccgatcgggcaagtgaccgttccgtctactgtcccgagcatcgttcacactggccccgagccatcgggcagtccttattgtcgagccctgctaTGTAACTTTTGCCCTCAagcggttaaaaaacaaaactgcatgcatttaagaacattgttttggttgtgctttagCTCTGTAATTATCCTACTGCTTATTAAatattcactactaggcttaagagatataaccagtttagatggaaaggatctcaagctgactagctgaagacatggtacttttttgaaaataaattccagtaCAGCGCTACAATAACCATAAttaaatgacccttcacaatagataatgttttacaataaactctgttagagagctacaaaTGGCAATGTATCTGTTCAAAAAAATACCTTACCTGTTAGGTAATGAAGACGCCATCATCTCCACATCGCTTTTACAACATCAAACACAACATCAAATCGCTCAGTTCGTGCCATCTCCAAAAAGCTAAgctaatgttgattcttgttttattacgagctctgtcacgTTCTCTTTTTCCCAGCGGACTCTCCTCGTTTgagatttagctgctccatgtcaacctttctcactcgttgtgacaacttacctctgccactcccacaccatataCGCATCAAAGTAGCTGGAgaaacttttctctatttacgaaTATGATGAGACACGCACGGACGAGTGATGTTTGTACGCAATTTCCCACAAAAACCATCCTGTCagatctaaaatatatatttgaacaaAACCAGCAACACTTGTGGCGTGGAGGGATCAGAAATGAACAAATCATTTCTGATTCCTCCACGCCACAAGTGTTGCTGGTTTTGTTCAAAAATAGATTTGTTTTTATTCCCTGCACCTTGTTGGACGTGTGAAGTTGCATTGGATTAATCATActacaggtctaaaatataaacacttataattaGGGTTGGGAAATTTTTCGGGTCCGATTTCAGTtctattaaaactattaaacaaCTGATTAAAAAATAGTGGTTGGTATCGTTTGAATTTTATCGATTCCGATTCTTATCGATTCCTAATTTCGATTccaataagataaaaaaaaaaccttagatataattaacattttaagtcttattgcaaaacatttcattgtagctgaataccatgaacaaaaatcaatAGGCCAAAAACACTTACACAAGGAACTTTTGCCTATGGTTTAAAAATGCCATAGAAAAAacaactagcctaactaatatacaTTTCAAGCATTATTAAAGACTAGTAAACACTCAGTAAttgaaaaagaacaaataaaaaatcccaacaaataattacaactgaacaaatatatgattgaaataaagtgttttaagattttcaggtatTCACGTTCAGAaactaatcaaatgtaaaataacactgcactttataaataaaatttacattacaactatagttacaaaagttattcagtcaagaacgagtgaatttttttctttgtctagTATTGTTTGATTACTGTTATTATAGAGACGGCAGCAGGAATGTTAGGCTGCTGTcgctttaagagctgcacggatccacGCATGTGTAACATTTATaggtttaaaatcacattaaaatcacTTTTCTGTAAGCGCCCTTTGAATGCGCGCTCAAACAGCGTGTGAGTCttttgcgcttgaatggtttaaatcacattaaaatgcacacacaggAACCGATAAGCGGAATTGAAATGTGCATTTCTTATTGAATCACTAGTTCTTGGAAATTTGGAACCGGTTCTTGATACCCATCCCTACTTCTAAAACACGTTTTGGAAAGAAGGATTGATGTATGGATTGTtaattttgaccaaaaaaagcTATATagtgtattaaatatttttatttattttttaattcatttttacaaaGCTGCCCCTAGCATTTATTTTGCAGTATGGAGTTTGTGTGATTCTTGGCAATAATTagcacatttttttcccctagcAAATTTCCTGAGCTGTTCACTTGGTTTAAGAACTTCCTTGGATATAAGGAGATGTCACACTTGGAGACGTACCCAAAAGAAAGAGCCACTGAAGGAATTGCCATGGAAATTGACTACGCTTCATGCAAGCGTCTGGGCTCTAGTTACCGAGCTTTACCCAAGAGCTACCAGCTGCCCAAATGTACCGGGAGAACATCACTCTGTAAAGAGGTAAGAGAGCCAAAACCCATCACCTTCATCAGATGCCATTTTTACCGCCCACATTGTTTCCCACTGAATGTTGTTTGACTCAGAAATGCATCATATTACATCGGTTTTTATGAAGAAACTCTTTACTCTGGTTCTTTCTGGATGCAACAGGTGCTGAATGATACCTGGGTTTCCTTCCCCTCCTGGTCCGAGGACTCTACCTTTGTGAGCTCCAAGAAGACTCAGTATGAAGAACACATGTACAGATGCGAGGACGAGCGATTCGAGGTGAGACTTCCacacaaaagaacatttttaccTGCTTTTTTTGTGGTGTAATTCTTGCTAATGATGTCGTTGACTCCTCCCTCTAGCTGGATGTCGTTTTGGAAACCAACCTGGCCACCATTCGTGTTCTGGAGGCAGTTCAAAAAAAGCTTTCTCGGATGTCTGCAGAAGAGCAGGCGAAATTCCGACTGGACAACACTCTGGGCGGCTGCTCGGAGATCATCCACAGGAAAGCCATCCAGAGGATATATGGAGACAAAGCTCTGGACATCATCGATGGACTGAAGAAGAATCCAGCGGTGTCTGTTCCCATTGTCCTCAAGAGGTTAGAGAGAATGAATGCTATGAATGAGCATCCGTCCAAAGGGCTACTCATGTTTCAGAGTGTTGTTTGTGcagaaatttgtttttgtttttacaaaactGCTCCAGCATTTATTTAGCAGTAGtaggtttgtgtttttacattttagtttttacatatattatattatattattcaaaACTAGTGGTTGACCAATTTGGCCTTTTCAAAGATTTTattaccaatatttttttttttttttttttaatttgctatTTCCAATATCTAGAGACAGCACATTTTAGCtattaaaggagacctattatgcccctttttacaatatgtaatataagtctctggtgtccccagaatgtgtctgtgaagtttcagctcaaaataccccacagatcatttattatagcttgtcaaattggcccctatttgggtgtgagcaaaaacacgctatttttgtgtgtgtcccttcaaatgcaaatgagctgctgctcccggccccctttccagaagagggcggagctttaacagctcatgtttcggttgctcaacaacaacaaagctggagaatctcatgcagccaaaatgaggattgtcagtaacggtgttcagccttacattgttcaaaccggagtcgacactgatgtagagattcaggaagaagttacaacttttagaatgaaactggatgtttctgaatggttagtggataaatttatgtagttgctgtggagttgattcaactcatcgactagcatgtgccgtcatgttaatctttcgtgcaaatccagcgttgaattgaccctcgtttgtgaagcagtccgacgTAAAATGAcgacatgacaacaacactctactacagcaactcttcctcttctctaaagcagcctaacatggcctcaccccctttgttgtgtgttcacgggggcagggtttatgtataTTTTGGGGTTAGTGACGTcagctcgttgtagtccttaaaaagcgatttctttaaaagaaaatatctccctttgcattgaactttgagcgtcgtaactttgcagatgttgtttatgctcaaacagcaacaatacacacaaactaaagttaaaaaagtgaaatcataatcaaggacccctttaaagttttttgttttattgttacatttgttattgttgtaatcaataatgtattGTCTTTTGATTCTGTCTCAGGCTAAAGTTGAAGGAGGAAGAGTGGCGTGAAGCTCAAAGGGGTTTTAACAAGATCTGGAGAGAGCAGAATGAGAAATATTACCTGAAATCTCTGGACCATCAAGGCATTAACTTCAAGCAGAACGACACTAAGGTGCTGCGCTCTAAAACGCTTCTCAACGAGATCGAGAGCATCTTTGATGAGGTGAGATGCTTTTTATCCTCTAGAGGAAGTTAAAAGGGTTTGTTTCTCCCAGAGAGACGAGTTTCCAGCACATGATTGatgattgtgtgtttgtttagcgGCAGGAACAGGCTTCGGAAGACAACAGCACGTCTACTAATGGACCTCACCTGACACTGACCTACGAGGACCGTCAGATTCTAGAGGACGCGGCTGCGCTCATCATCCACCACGTGAAACGCCAGAGCAGTATCAACAAAGAGGACAAATACAAGATTAAGCAGATCATCTACCACTTCATCCCTGACATGCTGTTCTCCCAGCGAGGGGTGTTATCGGACGCTGAGGAAGAGGATGACGAAGAAGACATGGACATCGACGAGGGGGCATCGAAGAAGCACAACGGGCTGACGGGAGGAGTTAGTGGCAGCCCGACAAAGACCAAACTTCTGTTTAGCACATCAACGGCTCAGCGGCTTCGCTCCTGCGAGGACGCGTATAATCTGTTCTATGTGAATAACAACTGGTACATATTTCTCCGGCTGCACCACACCCTGTGCTCACGTCTGCTGCGGCTCTACGTGCAGGCCGAACGACAGATCGAAGAGGACCTGAGGGAGCGCGAGTGGGAGAGGGAAGTGCTCGGACTCAAGCgggacaaaaatgaaaacaccgCCATCCAGCTGCGTCTGAAGGAGCCTAGTGAGTAACGAAACGTTTttactagtgctgtcaatcgattaaaagtaattaattgcacattttttaaatagtttttagttaatatttttatattgtagtaatttcacagttactttccaaattaatgtagaaacaactttaaatatttgtttaatctttttatgtatgaaggccagtatcactgatactaatactgctactgatgtctctattaaataatgatttttttttttttttaaacaataattat contains:
- the sin3aa gene encoding SIN3 transcription regulator family member Aa, whose amino-acid sequence is MRRCLEDQEPVFTPQQRRLPGSAEGFQHRVLAPAPAVFEAVADGMQPTPGIQYPVPQTYQVSTVAQSSSGHGHTPSPAVHSGPHHHGPAAVQAHGPAPVQGHAHPPTPSASAQGQQQFQRLKVEDALSYLDQVKLQFGSQPQVYNDFLDIMKEFKSQSIDTPGVISRVSQLFKGHPDLIMGFNTFLPPGYKIEVTRYKDNDLVNVTTPGEIHHITPHGISVQPQPQHQNQNQIHTNPPSLASTPPAQPTPKSKPLQSPAPTPSSHPTPSIHPYASPRSPPLQPHTPINAMPTAPPLQNNQPVEFNHAINYVNKIKNRFQGQPNIYKSFLEILHKYQKEQRNAKEAGGSYTPALTEQEVYAEVAQLFKNQEDLLSEFGQFLPDANSSVLLGKTAAEKAETMGKDPGGTVKKPQLNNKQRLNQNGCQKCKHPTTPVTPPVKKKLKLMNIKDSSAAEAGKHSGGTESLFFDKVRKALRSAEAYDNFLRCLIIFNEEIISRAELVQLVVPFLGKFPELFTWFKNFLGYKEMSHLETYPKERATEGIAMEIDYASCKRLGSSYRALPKSYQLPKCTGRTSLCKEVLNDTWVSFPSWSEDSTFVSSKKTQYEEHMYRCEDERFELDVVLETNLATIRVLEAVQKKLSRMSAEEQAKFRLDNTLGGCSEIIHRKAIQRIYGDKALDIIDGLKKNPAVSVPIVLKRLKLKEEEWREAQRGFNKIWREQNEKYYLKSLDHQGINFKQNDTKVLRSKTLLNEIESIFDERQEQASEDNSTSTNGPHLTLTYEDRQILEDAAALIIHHVKRQSSINKEDKYKIKQIIYHFIPDMLFSQRGVLSDAEEEDDEEDMDIDEGASKKHNGLTGGVSGSPTKTKLLFSTSTAQRLRSCEDAYNLFYVNNNWYIFLRLHHTLCSRLLRLYVQAERQIEEDLREREWEREVLGLKRDKNENTAIQLRLKEPMDIEVEDYYSAFLEMVRNLLDGNMEASQYEDSLREMFTIHAYIAFTLDKLIQNIVRQLQHIVSEDICVQVTELYLSESSHSATGGSLLTQSSRAPAETSYQRKAEQLMSDENCFKLMFMKNRGNVQLTVELLDTEEENSDGPMEIERWSDYVMRYLSADFTSPDLRDHLSQKPVFLPRNLRRIRKCQRGCESQEKEVKDGGRKESSDSMKMECMFKLNSYKMVYVFKSEDYMYRRTALLRAHQSHERVSTRLHQRFHAWTQRWVKEHVTRDMAAETSRWLMGEGREGLLPCSTTCDPETLHFQRINKYRVKYGSAHKSQ